The Cellulomonas fulva genome includes a window with the following:
- a CDS encoding CDP-alcohol phosphatidyltransferase family protein, with translation MTDQVRRDDPGDVGELSTRVLTIPNAISMVRLLLVPVFGVLIATGQDGWAVLVLAVSGASDWLDGVLARRLGQVTRLGQLLDPAADRLFIAVTLVGLVWRGVVPLWLLVVIVARELVLGLMLLVLARAGYPPPQVHLAGKAGTFALLYAFPLLLLASWDSWVGTVAEVAGWAFALWGVGLYWFAGALYLVQARRRLRARETDGTSPGEPSAGLP, from the coding sequence GTGACGGACCAGGTGCGACGGGACGACCCCGGTGACGTCGGGGAGCTCAGCACGCGCGTGCTCACGATCCCCAACGCCATCAGCATGGTGCGGCTGCTGCTCGTGCCGGTCTTCGGCGTGCTCATCGCCACCGGCCAGGACGGCTGGGCGGTGCTCGTGCTCGCGGTCTCCGGCGCCAGCGACTGGCTCGACGGCGTCCTCGCGCGGCGGCTCGGCCAGGTCACGCGGCTCGGCCAGCTCCTGGACCCCGCAGCCGACCGGCTGTTCATCGCCGTCACGCTCGTCGGGCTGGTGTGGCGAGGCGTCGTCCCGCTCTGGCTCCTGGTCGTCATCGTCGCGCGCGAGCTGGTGCTCGGCCTGATGCTGCTGGTGCTCGCCCGCGCCGGCTACCCGCCGCCGCAGGTGCACCTCGCGGGCAAGGCGGGCACGTTCGCGCTCCTGTACGCGTTCCCGCTGCTGCTGCTCGCCTCGTGGGACTCGTGGGTCGGCACGGTCGCGGAGGTCGCCGGCTGGGCGTTCGCGCTCTGGGGCGTCGGGCTGTACTGGTTCGCGGGCGCGCTCTACCTGGTGCAGGCGCGCCGACGGCTGCGTGCGCGGGAGACCGACGGGACGAGCCCGGGGGAGCCCTCGGCGGGGCTGCCGTGA
- a CDS encoding DUF881 domain-containing protein — MSTRHGIDSGAPDRRPDASMTLLTEVYRRPLDPGYALAARRRAAGEQAPPGPGRRAVLLVAAVLLGLAVTAAALTLHQPTSSAQRAREVLEGNIVERSDQVAALQEESAALGEQITALQSALVGQGDAALRTELAAGTVEAGQSEVTGPGLRVELSDAPSAATSDLGDESRVQDVDLQVVVNGLWSSGAEAVAINGQRVTSTTAIRSAGSAVLVDLVPLTSPYRVDAIGSSTRLQTGLVRSSAGQLITALRSTYGIGVDISAQSSLDLPGAGQVNLRHATVPAGALPDALVPSPTATPSAASSPSATDGSVTSSRGTGVAVSSTAVAVAASSHDARAGASAGGPRGVGEESS, encoded by the coding sequence GTGAGCACCCGTCACGGCATCGACTCCGGGGCGCCCGACCGCCGGCCGGACGCCTCCATGACGCTGCTCACCGAGGTGTACCGGCGCCCGCTCGACCCCGGCTACGCGCTCGCGGCGCGGCGCCGCGCCGCAGGGGAGCAGGCTCCGCCGGGGCCCGGCCGCCGGGCGGTCCTCTTGGTGGCGGCCGTGCTGCTGGGGCTCGCGGTGACGGCCGCGGCACTGACCCTGCACCAGCCGACCAGCTCCGCCCAGCGGGCGCGCGAGGTGCTCGAGGGCAACATCGTCGAGCGCAGCGACCAGGTGGCCGCGCTCCAGGAGGAGTCCGCGGCGCTCGGCGAGCAGATCACGGCGCTGCAGTCCGCCCTCGTCGGGCAGGGCGACGCCGCGCTGCGCACCGAGCTGGCCGCCGGCACCGTCGAGGCGGGCCAGTCCGAGGTCACGGGACCGGGCCTGCGTGTCGAGCTGAGCGACGCTCCCTCGGCCGCGACGAGCGACCTCGGCGACGAGTCCCGCGTGCAGGACGTCGACCTCCAGGTGGTCGTGAACGGCCTCTGGTCGTCCGGGGCCGAGGCGGTCGCGATCAACGGGCAGCGCGTCACCTCCACGACCGCGATCCGCAGCGCGGGCAGTGCCGTCCTGGTCGACCTCGTCCCCCTGACCAGCCCTTACCGCGTCGACGCGATCGGCAGCTCGACGCGCCTGCAGACCGGTCTCGTCCGCAGCAGCGCCGGCCAGCTCATCACGGCCCTGCGCTCCACGTACGGGATCGGCGTCGACATCTCCGCGCAGTCGTCGCTCGACCTGCCGGGCGCCGGGCAGGTGAACCTGCGCCACGCCACGGTGCCCGCCGGCGCCCTCCCGGACGCTCTCGTCCCGTCGCCCACGGCCACCCCGTCGGCGGCGTCCTCGCCCTCGGCGACGGACGGCTCGGTGACGTCGTCGCGCGGCACGGGCGTCGCGGTTTCGTCGACGGCGGTCGCTGTGG
- a CDS encoding CoA-binding protein: MHTNDPAVVDRLLRGPGRWAVVGLSTNRDRAAFGVAAYLQRLGKTIVPVHPSAPVVHDEQGYASLADVPGDIDVVDVFVNSSLAGAVVDEAVARGARAVWLQLGVVDEAAAERARAAGLDVVMDACPAIEGPARGLG, encoded by the coding sequence GTGCACACCAACGATCCCGCCGTCGTCGACCGGCTCCTGCGCGGACCCGGCCGCTGGGCCGTCGTCGGCCTGTCCACCAACCGGGACCGGGCCGCGTTCGGCGTCGCCGCGTACCTGCAGCGTCTCGGCAAGACGATCGTGCCCGTCCACCCCAGCGCCCCCGTGGTGCACGACGAGCAGGGCTACGCCTCGCTCGCGGACGTACCCGGCGACATCGACGTCGTCGACGTGTTCGTGAACTCCTCGCTCGCCGGCGCCGTCGTCGACGAGGCCGTCGCGCGCGGCGCTCGCGCGGTCTGGCTCCAGCTCGGCGTGGTCGACGAGGCCGCCGCCGAGCGCGCCCGCGCCGCGGGGCTCGACGTGGTGATGGACGCGTGCCCGGCGATCGAGGGGCCGGCGCGCGGGCTGGGCTGA